aggatgaaaggcttagttggcgctagggcggcttcgaaccgtgtggctacaacggacctctaccCGATGCGTAACacctacttacttacttacttagatacttagatggcccgtcttcactggacgtgcgggccccagcatctcttccactcgtttcgttccctcgccatcgTCATCCAAGAtcttctcaagcttcgtgagtgacgttgacgaggtccttgagcggtattcagctgagctctcagctggtccatccgtgaagcgaacacgtcaccccatctcgttggcggtctccctcgggggcgtttagcgttcCTTGGGAttcactctagcgttcttttagtccatctatcgtcgattcttctcatgatgtgaccggcccatctatgttttgctttcgatacatattccgctgggtcgcgaagacgggacattcctcttaagtcggagctacgaagaccggcaaggtgttgtgtgggccggttaaacttcaggagacatctctcaagggctctgtgggtagtaagtagcttcctagacgtggccgcggtgtctgcccacgtctc
The Necator americanus strain Aroian chromosome I, whole genome shotgun sequence genome window above contains:
- a CDS encoding hypothetical protein (NECATOR_CHRI.G2399.T1), translated to MNMENDLKEELNRRMRAAWAAFAAVREATDQLTDQDLRAHLFDSTVLPSLCYAAETWADTAATSRKLLTTHRALERCLLKFNRPTQHLAGLRSSDLRGMSRLRDPAEYVSKAKHRWAGHIMRRIDDRWTKRTLE
- a CDS encoding hypothetical protein (NECATOR_CHRI.G2399.T2), yielding MENDLKEELNRRMRAAWAAFAAVREATDQLTDQDLRAHLFDSTVLPSLCYAAETWADTAATSRKLLTTHRALERCLLKFNRPTQHLAGLRSSDLRGMSRLRDPAEYVSKAKHRWAGHIMRRIDDRWTKRTLE